The following proteins come from a genomic window of Nicotiana tomentosiformis chromosome 12, ASM39032v3, whole genome shotgun sequence:
- the LOC138903120 gene encoding uncharacterized protein, whose protein sequence is MYKQRELKEYIRSKNIKILGLLETRVKQYRCPEIAKTITPNWGIINNYSSAVNGRIWLMWDQGDYNITALKVEAQLVHCEVRDFSSNFQCVLTIVYGFNIVEERRSLWNTLKNISCNTNCPWLVCRDFNAILSTTDRKSCHPVSFSEVKDFSNCITAILLNELQWKGEYFTWSNKQQGSERVSSKIDRAFGNYDWMMLWGHIILEYDLRNISDHAPIFLTLQSVNHNIRDPFRFFNIWSEHPQFLELIDVHRKKQLDRDPMQNVWNKLKALRPVFR, encoded by the coding sequence ATGTATAAACAGAGAGAGTTAAAGGAATATATAAggtcaaaaaatatcaaaatactGGGCCTGTTGGAAACCAGAGTTAAGCAATATAGATGTCCAGAAATAGCTAAGACTATTACTCCCAATTGGGGTATTATTAATAACTATTCCTCTGCTGTCAATGGAAGAATATGGCTTATGTGGGATCAAGGAGATTACAATATAACTGCACTAAAAGTGGAAGCTCAATTAGTACATTGTGAAGTTAGAGATTTCTCTTCTAACTTTCAATGTGTTCTGACTATTGTCTATGGATTCAATATTGTGGAGGAAAGGAGATCTCTATGGAACACTCTTAAAAACATCTCGTGTAATACTAACTGCCCATGGCTAGTATGTAGGGACTTTAATGCAATATTATCGACTACTGATAGAAAGAGCTGCCATCCTGTGAGTTTTAGTGAAGTAAAGGATTTTTCAAACTGTATCACTGCCATTCTACTAAATGAATTACAATGGAAAGGTGAATATTTCACATGGTCAAATAAGCAACAAGGATCAGAGAGAGTTAGTAGCAAAATTGATAGAGCATTTGGTAATTATGACTGGATGATGTTGTGGGGCCATATTATCTTAGAATATGACCTCCGTAACATTTCAGACCATGCCCCAATATTTTTGACATTGCAGAGTGTGAACCATAACATCAGAGATCCATTCAGATTCTTCAACATATGGAGTGAGCATCCACAATTCTTGGAGCTAATTGATGTCCACCGGAAGAAGCAGCTTGATAGAGATCCTATGCAGAATGTATGGAACAAACTAAAGGCATTGAGGCCAGTCTTTAGATAG